AGGATGCTGTCTGTCATGCTTTGAGAACCTATATACAACTATGAAATTGTGGAACAATTTGCTGTTAGAGCAGTTTGTCAGGTCTTCATGATGTATTTCCCAGACTGAACAATGGAGGCCAGTCAAATTCTGATGGTTGCTATTCAGTGGGAAGCGTGTGGAGACAATGGGATGGCTGAAATGTAGGGAAGCTAGCCCAGCAAATGTGCCTGAAGGGTCTAGTATTTTGAGAATCAGTAATGTCCAAGCAGGAGAACAAAGGCAGGCTATTGGTCATTATGGCTGTATTATTCTGTGGACTTCTTGGGGCTGTCAGAATTTGTTCTGAAGAAGGAGAGAAGTTCTATGGGGTATGTGGAAGATGTGTCTCCTGGCTGGGAACAAAGAAAGAAGTGGAAGAGTTTCTTGGTTTCCTTTTGAGGCTCCATAATTAGCCCCCATGCAATTCGGGGGGTCCCTGGttctcttcctgtttttttgtGAACAGTTAACTTttgtttgcctttcttctgcaatgTGAAAGGGTGAGTATGGGCTTGGCTTTGGGGGTGTCCTTACAAAGACGAGCAGAAAAGTCAGGAGTCCTTATCAAGAGAGTCTCTGGAGAAATCTGGCTTGCACGCTGATGTCCCCGTGAGCTAATACCACAAAAAGGATCTTGAAGCAAGTATTATATGAACTTTACTGGCATAAGTTGTGCAGGAAGTCAGACTGAAAAGTTAATGTggtctttttttgctttaaatctgTTTCTTGCATGATCTTTGTCAGCTGGCCCTTGATTTCTTGCATTTATATTGTTACTGATCCTTTATTCCAGTGCTTTGAAAACACTAGGCTATGAGGTAAATGAGCTTTAAATAAAGCTTCCACACATGTGGGTTGGAGTATAACAGCTGTTCAATAGCATCCAACAGAATTTCACAGTAATTTAACACATGAAGAGCACAATGTCTTGTTCAGTGTTATACTGTGGCAAAAATGTGGGTAATCCAAAATGGCTGGGCTGGAATTTTGCCCCAGCACCTCAGGTAAGCATCCCATTACAGTCAGGCTGTCACGGAATGGTTAGGGACCAGCAGGAATCAGGACTTTGTATTTCTGTGAGGTCAAAGAGCatttccagccccagcagccttgCATATCCCTACTAGTACATGGAAGAAGTGACAATTCAGGAAGGAGTGTGCCAGGGTATGAATCAATAATGCTTCTTCCTCTGACATTAGCAGTCATTGAGTTCTCCTGCTCAAAAAGTAAACTAACTTGGCCCTGCTTACTTTGAGCTACGGTGAGATCATGGTACAAACTTACTGCTTTAGTCTAATATCAGACATTAAATTTTCTTTCGGCTTGGGGTTTAAGGACAAGGCTTCTTAAAAGGACAAAAACCTTGTAGCTGAGgtaaagagattatttttatatatagctaTTTGTCCTTCAGAGATAGATCCTACTAAAAATATACATACGACTGACTTCTGGTTCTTTGTTAAAGCCATTTTTCTCTATATTTGGCTGAAGCTACATATTTTTCCAGGTGTTCTTGGTTTATTTTACTCTCTCCCTTCAGATATCTTCTAAACACTTGTATGCTTTTCAGAAGGACTAATAAATAAACTGCAGTTGAGATAATAATACTAATCTCCAATTTTAAGATGCCTGTTTTTATTCTTAACCCTACTCTCAGTAGATGTTGGAGAGAGGTTATCCACTCTTACATGCAGTCGTCATCTTTAATTGTGGGAGAATCATTTGCATTCAGTAATGCACTTGTTGCTGTGCAAAGATGGCTAAGGAGTTGCATGTTATTGAAATGCAGTCGGGATCTCTGGCCGTGGATGTTAATGCATCTAGGTTATTACAAGCATAGGATGCTATAATTAGCTCTTATTTCCCAGGACAGAGAACTCATCACATTGATGAGAATTCAGAAGCCAGTTCCCATGGAAAAAACAGTTCCTCTAGTACTGTACTTGATCTGAAATCTGTGAAGGTGCGTGGAAAGAATTCTGTGAGTGACTTGAATTTCATTAGATCACAGCTTTGTAAGAGTTCTTCCAGCCTTCTGTAATACTCATCTTGCTACTGGAATGTATCCACTTGGTGTGAAAATGATAACTCTTGCTGCTAAAGTTAATTCTTATCATCTTTAGTCTTTCCACCTTAGCTCTTCACTGTTACTTTAATGACAGCGGTCATTTTTGTTGATTCccctcttttgttttaatttcagaaatgtgTGATGCTGTAACATGCACAGAACTATGGAAAACAAAGTGCTGTAGGCTGGACTCTAGCACTATTTGTGTAAAACATGCTGTCCTGTAATCTTGGAGTATTGCGCAAATGCTAATTGAGCTTTCTGCCAGGCCTGTATAGCTgactaatttttctgtttctccatctgAAAAAAGGGGTAGTGTGTTGGACAGGAGCTCTTCAGCTCCAGGCAGCTGTCATAGAATTCCTTAGAAGTTGTAAGTGCTTGACTGAGTGTCATGAGGCTCCAAATGAATCGTTCCAGTGAATTGAACAAGTTAGTGTTAGAGATGGAAGTAAAACCTGGATTTCTTCATTCCAGTCTCCTTCAAAGAGGCCTTTTCTGTTGCTAGCTTCCTTTAAATCCTACCAGGAGACAGACAGTTTCCTCTTCtatgctttttcccttttttagtcCTACCAAAGTGACTGTGAGGAGGCAGGCTGAGTGTTTATGTGGGATGCCACAATTTAAATAAAGGTGATTTTCAATCAATAACCTTACTTTTTAAATCAGATTGCTGAATAGATGTCTGCAGTGATCCCTCACTGTCTGAACTGATTAAACTCTGAGACCTTCTGATTTGACTGCTGGTGATGTTTTTGTTTGTCTTCACAGAGGAATATGAGGTGAATGCTAAGAGGTACTGGGATGAGTTTTACAAAATCCACGAAAATGGCTTCTTCAAGGACAGGCACTGGCTGTTCACTGAATTTCCTGAGCTGGCACCTAACAGGAACCCAAGTCAAAACGGCGATTCTGTGCATGAATTTAGTAACAAAGATGACTCCAACAATGAAGGGCTGGGAAGCTGTGAAAATGGACATTGTTCATTGGAAACCAGGGCAGAGAATCAATTAAACCTGATAAAAAACACATCCAAGATCTGCACAGAGGAGCTGGCTACACAGAAGTACAGTGAGCTGAATCAAAGTGATGGAGATTACCCAGGATCATCTGCATCTTACCGTATATTAGAGGTAATAGCTGTTAAACATAGTCACACATCAGACAGTCCCTTGTATCAGTGTTAGTGTGACTGGGACATAAAAACATATATCATTGCCAAACAGCAAGTGAATGGGATGATTGCTTTAAGTcggtaaaatgaaaaaaacagagagcGGCTTAGAACTGATTTAAATCTGTTGGGATTCTTTTGGTTCAGACTCTGAATTGGCAGAGCACAAGGACCATAAGAAGTTTCCGAGTTTAAAAGACAAACTGTTACTATCAGATGTTGAAACAAGCATTTAAAAGTCATCTTTTGAAGAAGCTGATTCTTTTACTTGTCTGTATAAAGCTTTCCCTTGTCATTTATGTTTTGCATGTTTGTGCTGATTCTTCCTTGCCTTGGGAGGTGTGAAACAAAACAACGAAAGCAAGAATGTAAAGATGCTGTTTGGTTTGTTCCTTATGGCCCATGTAATAATGGGGAATCTAAGACTGATAACATGGTTTGTCCCAGAAAAGTCTGTAGAACTTCTAAATAAGAGACTCCTGATAGCTGGTAATGACCTTTTGCTCTGCCACCTGTAGTTTGTTTGCTGTAGATATCACTGTTTTTGTTGAATGCTTCATGTTCTATGGAAGTTCCGCCCTTCCAGGGAGAGTTAATATGACctgtctttttgatttttttatttaatctgagGCTTTGAGACTTCCACAGACTTTGGCGTTCTTGGTTCATTGTGGCTTTCCTGTCTCACCTGAGTACTTTCAGTAATATCTGTCACTGCAAGCCATCAGTGGTGTTTGCTGCTCCGTCTGTTTCAATTTTACTGATTCCTTAAACATTTAGAGGCAAATTCCCCAAACCCAGTTGTGTGAGCCATCTTCAAATGGGAACAAGTAGAAGGAATAATAAAGCAGAATCATTGTAGGCCTAGTTGTAACTTGAGGAAGAGCCATCTAGTGAAGGAAACTCTGAAACAGCAGGGTGTAATTACAGTAAAGCAAACTTCCTTCTCCATTGCTCTGATTTTCAATGGAAGTGAATGCAACTAATCCGTGGCCTTTGCCAATGCTTCAGTGACTCATAGTGGTTGTTATGCTTGGGATTCCAGCAATAACAGTTTTCAAGAGAGTAACAATATATAGCTTGTTAGTAAGACTTCTACGAGAACTGGCTTAGTGGTTTCCCACAAATGCTTATATGTAAGCCTGCTCCTCGGAGCTCAACGTATTCAGATCTCGCAGTGAGATTTGCAAATGGTCACTGCTATGCTCAGTTGTTACTCATGAGCTGCTCTTTGTTCCATGGCTGTAGAGAGATTATTTGAAATTAGCTGCATAGGACAtgctgaagaaattattttaactatGTGTACATCTACTTTGTGCAGGTTGGCTGTGGTGCTGGAAATACAGTCTTCCCAATTTTACAAACCAACAAGTAAGTAGTTCTCAGTAGGTTTTTACCTGCATGATATACCAACCTCTGAAAAACAACTGGAAACATGTTGCACTTGTTCTTAGTTCAGACAATCTTAGAGAAAGGCCAGGTGCAAATggtgcctttgccttctgcaacttcaAATGATTGTGATTAGAGCTTAGGAATCTTTGGTCTTAGAATGCAACCAGTGAAACATGATGTGAGTTTACAGATGATGTCTCATTCTGAATGCATTTTCATACAGGCCTTAGTGTCTCTccttttccagaaggaaaagtaAGCCATCAGTTCCGTATGAGAATAGCTGAGGCATAAAGGAGCAACGTGGTCCACCAGATTTTGCACAAGGCATTATTGACAGAGATAGACTAAAGCCCAGGATTTCTGGCTCCCAATTCTGTGCTCTGTGCATTTGAGACACTTCTTAATTCCTGTGGAGCACCTTTATATAAATGATGatagtttcttttatttatttcagtgaccCAGGCCTTTTTGTTTACTGCTGTGATTTTTCTACAACAGCTGTGGATCTTGTCCAGGTAAACTCAATGGTGACTTATGAAGGCAGGAAGTACATGGTGCCAATTGCACATTAACACAAATGTATCACAGCTGCACTGGCTGTTTAGCGgtgttttcagctttctttttttagctaGCCCTGATGCTGACCCTTGTACTGGTAAATCATGAAAATGAGCCATCAAAGATTGTAGAAATGAGGGAACTTGGAGTTCTCAAAATGTCACATTGGCAGCAGACAAGTCAGCCAGATTTCCTTTCCCCTGTGGTTGTCAGTACTTTTCTAAATCCAGTGCTCTTTTAGCTGAGTAACTGCTGAACCTTGAAAACATTCAGGCTATTTTCTAACAGGAACTGaagctggttttggtttgtgtgtgcATTACTGTCACTGCAGTTCTGGGAACGTGGTCTGATTGCTTCTGCACAGACAGCTGAGGGGGGATACTGTTGTCTGTGGAGCAGGAGGCTGGCATTTAGTCAAAGGACAAATACTGCTAACAAATTTCAGGTCAGAACAGAACTGAGAATATATGAAGTATCAAATGTAATCAGTCACTTCATGAGATGAGatggggagcacagcagcagaggcagcatgcCATTTCATCCTCTTAAGGTGACACAAGCACTGTTCATAGAGGCTACTGCAATCCATAGCAGCAGCTTTAGAAAAACATGCAACTTCCTTTAGAAGtctaaatgtgatttttaagaGCGTGACTTTAGGCAGCCAGATTTGATTCTGGGGGCATAGGGAGTAGTCTGCTTGGAGTTGAATACTTATTTCAGTGATGTAGAGCAGGGCCCTGATGCTCTCACTTTTGTAAAGATTTCCAGCTTAACAGTGTAAATCCCTCACTTTTTACCACTACTAGTGGAAAATCTGACCTTAAAATTGCAGTAATCCCTCAATCCAATTTTGGGGTTTTGGCAGTGCTGATTGAATGTAACAAGTCCAAAGCTCTTTGTAAATCTCCCATGTGtagttatttttcacatttcaccCCTGTTCCTTGTCTGACCAAGGAATCTATCTGACCCCATCTGTCTTAGTCCAGTGAGGCTGTACCAGATCTCTGGACACACCACTTTAGTATGTGGAAGTTAAAATGCTCCCATGTTCAGATAATACTGAGATCAGGGTTTGCTGCTAATGCTCTATTTCCTCTCCCCTTAAATACAGAACAATGCAGAATATGATTCTTCTCGCTGCTTTGCTTTTGTCCATGACCTGTGCAATGACCAAAGTCCTTTCCCAATGCCAGACAAGAGTCTTGACGTTGTTATTCTTATCTTTGTCCTCTCAGCGATTCTCCCAGAGAAGTAAGTTTTAATAATTCCTTCTGGTTGCAGAAGATAATGCATATAGAGCTGGAGTTCTTTAATAGTAGGTCCCCTCATATCAAGGAAAATTAAAGTTCATTCTGTGTCTGGTCCAGTTTTCCATTAAGCCTCTGAAAAGGAAATTCGCAGGTACTTTCTGTTGTAACAACTTCTGGCATAGGATTGGTTTGATTTTGAAGTGCTAAGTGGCTATAGATGACATCTTGCTGAAGTCACAGTTGCTCACCTGTTCTGAACCCCAGCCACACTGAGCACTCAGCACCCATTTGTGGAAAGTATGCTGCTAGATTTTAAGCCTCAAAGGCTGGATGAATTTCTCATATGGGTGGTGGCAAGAAGGGAGGGGCCAGGTTCAGAAAACAGTTAAGAAAAGTGCTGTGATCTTAGTGTGACAGTGTATTACAACCTACACTAGTCTCTCTTTTTTGTTccctttggttttatttcacagcatttttctCCAAGTTCACTTACTGTTTTACAGAAACCAGTGGAAATACTTCTGTAATTAGTAAGAGAGAGCAGTTAATCCCTGCTGCGGCAGGCTAAGTTATcattgtaggaaaaaaagcagaatcagGGAGTGTCAGAAATAAGGCGGCCAAATAAAATCAACCCACCTAAGTCTGAGAGAGCTCAGGAAAGTGCTAGCTTTTGGTAGCTCTTTATATGAAGTTGAAacttttatacctttttttttggaaagtagGCTAAGGAAACAAAGATCATTTTGCAGAATGTTGAATACTGCTGTTTTGTTCTTTCCTCAGGATGCAATGCATTGTTAATAGACTGAGTCGCCTTCTGAAACCAGGAGGAATGATTTTGTTACGAGATTATGGCCGTTACGATCTGGCCCAGCTTCGGTTTaagaaaggtattttcttttcccctgagGAGTCTTGCCAGATCACTAATAGACGATGCTTCTTTGGAGTTCAGGAGGCAGCTCATTAAATCCCCTTAAGCACAGCATGTGGTGGGAGAAGTGCCTCTTGTTGGATGGCAGTTGTTGATTTTTAAGTGATGGCTGGTAACTGTTTAAATCCCTCTTTCCCTTAGGTCAATGTCTGTCTGATAACTTCTATGTGAGAGGTGATGGCACCAGAGTCTACTTCTTCACACAAGGTAGGAGACTAGAGAACATCCCTCTGACTCTCTTCACCTCTTTTTGTCCCTGTGCCCTCAAGTTTTGCCACTAGATCTTTGCAGCCTGTCTTTCTTGGAGCAGTGTGAAATGTTAAGAGTTTCCCAATTGCACAGGGATCTGGGCTTGGCACTTGCTGATGCAAATATTGTGTGGTGAATTCCTTAGTGGAAAATCCTTTTAGAGAAAGACTAGTGTGTTTGCTGCACTGGTAGGGGTGGGATTGGAGGACCTCTCCTTGAACCTTGTTGCCTGCGGAGGATGGAGTGAGATGGACAGCACTTGAAGGAACTTCTGTTAACTTTACTGTTCTCCTACGAGGATATAAGAAGGGCGTGGTTCAGCATAGAGCTGAGGCAGCCTctccagttctgctgctgcttggtgtTCAGCAGGGGTTGTATTCTCCCTGCCTATCACCAATTGTACCTCCAGTCATTTGCACCACAGGCCCCCCTGCATGGTCAGTTTTAGAGCAGTGGCACAACTGCAACGAATTACTCCCCCACCGCACAGGTCTTGTTTGTCACaacaaaattaatgtttaatgCGTGTTTGGCAAACGCTTCACTATGGCAAGCATCTGATAAAATGCACAAGCTGGGACCTGTTAGCCCTTTTCTACAGAAACTCCATACAAATCACGTGCTCCCAGGCTGCAGTTGAACaagctctctgctgctcagctgggcTCGGTCTGGCTTGCCCAGGGCCACTGTGCTGGGGCACTATGATACTTATTTGCTTGGTCAGGAATACCTGCCAGTGTAAGTGTTGCAGCCTCGAGGGCTCTTAGTGCTTTGATTGGGCCCCAACAGGGTGTggttttttaaggattttttttcccaaacttaaCCTTAATGAATCCCGTTCCCCTCCAGCCTATACAGCACAGATCTTACTGCCACCATTTAAAAGCGTAGGCCTGATCCCGTTCTTTGCTCTTGCAGTCTGAAATTCCTCTGGagagaggggggagggggaaggaatgGATCTGTCCCTACTTGCCAGAAGATGCTCCCTTTATCAGTTACTAGAGGCGGTACCCATGCCtgaaactgctgctgttttctttttgtcaagACTCTGTAATTCTAGTTGTACTCCAAATAATTCTTTCCTTCCTTGGTAGAAGGTAAACTCAAGGGAAGCTAGAGAAACTGTGACCTTAATCCCCCCATAGTACAGTAGTTAAGTCCTGTCTGATCTTTACATTTCCCTGCCAGAGAGAGACTGAGTTTCCTCTGGCCCATCTCTCAACATAGTTTAGCCCTCAGTGTGAGCAGGTATCAGTTAAATGGAAGCTATGGCATCCTCAATCTCCTTTTCTCTGCTTCCAGATGAATTAGATGATCTCTTCACAACAGCTGGGCTGGAGAAAATCCAGAATCTGGTTGATCGGCGATTGCAAGTGAACCGTGGGAAACAAATGACGATGTATCGAGTATGGATCCAGTGCAAATACCGCAAGCCTGCCACCCCTCAGCTGTGAGGAAACGGGGCATGCTTTTTGGGGTTGAGCCTTTTCATGGCCATGTGCAGTGTCTCCTGGTGAAGTGTGGTTTTACGGAGTTCAGCACACACAGGACCTCAGTGCCTTTTACAGTGCCTAGCATCACTTCAAGTGAGTTTTGCTAAGGACGAATGCTCTAAGAGGAGACCAAGCAGTATTTTAGATGTCTTGCCACTGGTctgagttttttaaattatttttggttttaacaACTTAAGAAACGGTCATGCTGTCTTACAGCAGCTGAGCAAGTTGAATAGTGAGTTACTCTTACTCTGGATTTCCACATGAAAAAGGAGTGCTTTGACCTTGCCTCTGTGTTGTGTACACTTGTCTTGGGAACAAAAAACATACAAAGGGTAAATCTGCTGTTCTCTGCAACTGTTCACTAGGCCTAATATGAATCCCTTAGCCAGCTTATCTCTTCCAGTCGTTCGGGTTTGTGCAAATCCACAAGTTAAAATACATTGATAGAGGGCAGGAACTGAGAGCATGCTAGTTTCTCTGTGCCAGCTTCCCCATGCATGCTTCATGGTGCACAGATAACCTGTGGAGAAAGAAGATTATGCTGCCTTGCCCTCACTGTCCACAAGGATGTTCGTCTAGGGAGCTAGCACGCTATGGCTCAGGTGCTGTAAATTCCTATCAGGAGGGGTTCAGGTTTTCAAAGATTTTGGGCTGATGCCAGCTTTGGGGCACCTCCAGAGTGCAGAGTATCACAAGCAGCTCACAGGACCAGGTTTTATGCAGAATCACCTGCTTTTTCTGCCTGAACAGTGAGAAACTTTTCTTGCTGGCTGCAGCCGCCAGGTCACGAACTGCAGTGCCCTGTCATGGTGGTGTGCTAAACCCAAGTAGACAAGACACCTGTCTTTGATAAGAAATCTGAATAATGTCTACCACTCTTGTTTAATTTCTTAGATGAAGCCAACATTGTGGCTTTCTGAAGGTATTTCCCCACCTTTGACAGCAAATATCTTTTAtctcagcttgttttcttttgttatttttagggTGTGGTACAACACGTATTAGAATAAATTTTGTGGTAATGCTTTTCAATGCTGGTTTGATTAATATAAATTAGGCTTCCACAGAAACTCACATGCTTCTGCATGCCTGATCTGAAGGATTTGGGCCACCATTAGGTAACTATAGTTTTTTGCCTCTTCTGTTATCATGAGTCTCACTAGTGCCTGCTCTCATCTGTCAAGAAGGGAAAGCCTTGGCTGATATCTCCTGCCTTGTTTTAGTTCATGAAGCAACAAGGTCTATTGTGTGTGCACCAACTGCCTGAAGAG
This genomic window from Accipiter gentilis chromosome 5, bAccGen1.1, whole genome shotgun sequence contains:
- the METTL2A gene encoding tRNA N(3)-methylcytidine methyltransferase METTL2A, which gives rise to MAAPREAPERRLFGRRFLTDPARLFQHNAWDNVEWSEEQEASARSKVQENSSQLLPQDKQEEYEVNAKRYWDEFYKIHENGFFKDRHWLFTEFPELAPNRNPSQNGDSVHEFSNKDDSNNEGLGSCENGHCSLETRAENQLNLIKNTSKICTEELATQKYSELNQSDGDYPGSSASYRILEVGCGAGNTVFPILQTNNDPGLFVYCCDFSTTAVDLVQNNAEYDSSRCFAFVHDLCNDQSPFPMPDKSLDVVILIFVLSAILPEKMQCIVNRLSRLLKPGGMILLRDYGRYDLAQLRFKKGQCLSDNFYVRGDGTRVYFFTQDELDDLFTTAGLEKIQNLVDRRLQVNRGKQMTMYRVWIQCKYRKPATPQL